A single window of Sporosarcina sp. FSL W7-1349 DNA harbors:
- the pyrR gene encoding bifunctional pyr operon transcriptional regulator/uracil phosphoribosyltransferase PyrR, which produces MTEKANILDEQAISRAITRIAHEIIERNRGIDDCMLVGIKTRGAFLAERLAKKIEQIEGKSILTGELDITLYRDDLMLKHGTNEPLVQEVDIQHDVADKKVVLVDDVLYTGRTVRAAMDAVMDRGRPAAIQLAVLVDRGHRELPIRPDFVGKNIPTSSDERVVVSLQEADNMDSVTIHEK; this is translated from the coding sequence ATGACGGAAAAAGCAAATATATTGGACGAGCAGGCTATCAGTCGGGCGATCACGCGCATCGCCCATGAAATTATCGAACGCAATCGCGGAATCGATGATTGCATGCTCGTCGGCATCAAAACGAGAGGAGCCTTTCTCGCGGAACGGCTCGCAAAGAAAATTGAACAAATCGAGGGAAAATCGATTTTGACGGGGGAACTCGATATCACACTATATCGCGACGACTTGATGCTCAAGCATGGAACGAACGAACCTCTTGTCCAAGAGGTGGATATCCAGCATGATGTTGCAGACAAGAAAGTCGTCCTTGTTGATGACGTGCTCTACACCGGAAGGACAGTACGGGCCGCGATGGATGCCGTGATGGACCGCGGAAGGCCGGCTGCGATCCAACTGGCCGTGCTTGTCGACCGAGGACATCGGGAATTGCCGATCCGCCCGGATTTTGTTGGAAAAAACATACCGACGTCCAGCGACGAACGAGTCGTTGTCAGCTTACAGGAAGCGGATAACATGGACAGCGTCACCATTCATGAAAAATAA
- a CDS encoding aspartate carbamoyltransferase catalytic subunit has protein sequence MEHLVSMKQLSEDSIMALLERADIFKKYGGREFPGKFKVANLFFEPSTRTKMSFEMAERKLGLDILPFESSFSSTLKGETLYDTVKTLEAIGLDALVIRHPYNGYFKELIGRTSVSIINAGDGAGQHPTQSLLDLFTIWEEFGTFKGLNILIAGDIAHSRVARSNADALTKLGANVRFLCPAEWAGEFDSVDDWDEVLETSDVVMLLRVQHERHESHDVFTESSYHERYGLTEERSKKMKDRAIIMHPGPVNRGVEIAESLIESPKSRIFKQMENGVYVRMAVLEAVLKGRN, from the coding sequence ATGGAACACTTAGTTTCAATGAAACAACTATCTGAAGATAGCATTATGGCGCTCCTCGAACGCGCAGATATTTTTAAAAAGTATGGAGGCCGGGAATTTCCCGGGAAATTTAAAGTGGCCAACTTGTTTTTTGAACCGAGCACGAGGACCAAAATGAGCTTTGAAATGGCCGAAAGAAAACTAGGCCTAGATATTCTGCCATTTGAATCCAGTTTTTCCAGCACTCTAAAGGGTGAAACCTTGTACGACACCGTGAAGACTTTGGAAGCGATCGGTTTGGACGCACTTGTGATCCGACACCCCTATAATGGATACTTCAAGGAACTCATCGGGAGAACTTCCGTTTCAATCATCAATGCAGGGGACGGAGCAGGCCAGCATCCGACGCAATCCCTCTTGGACCTGTTTACAATTTGGGAAGAGTTCGGGACGTTCAAAGGATTGAATATCCTCATTGCGGGGGATATAGCACATAGCCGTGTCGCTCGTTCCAATGCGGATGCTTTGACCAAATTGGGCGCCAATGTGAGATTCCTTTGTCCGGCTGAATGGGCAGGCGAATTCGATAGTGTGGATGACTGGGACGAAGTGCTTGAAACAAGCGATGTTGTCATGCTTCTCCGTGTCCAGCATGAAAGACATGAGTCACATGACGTATTCACCGAATCCAGCTACCATGAACGGTACGGGCTGACGGAGGAACGGTCGAAAAAGATGAAGGACCGAGCCATCATCATGCACCCGGGACCGGTGAACCGCGGTGTCGAGATAGCGGAAAGCCTGATCGAAAGTCCGAAATCGCGTATTTTCAAACAGATGGAAAATGGTGTGTATGTTCGGATGGCGGTATTGGAAGCTGTACTAAAAGGGAGGAATTGA
- a CDS encoding uracil-xanthine permease family protein, whose amino-acid sequence MNGKVLDVHQKPPIDKWLALSLQHMFAMFGATILVPKLVGLSPAIALLTSGIATIVFVLVTGFKVPAYLGSSFAFIAPILAATETGGIGSAMIGSMFVSLVYAIISLLIWTTGSAWIMKLLPPIVVGPVIMVIGLGVAPVAVNMASTIEVGGESVYNLLHFSAALVTLASAIICLMFFRGVISLMPVLIGIIVGYIYSGFIGILDWQPVRDAAWLEIPEFLIPGVDYEFVITPTLLLIMVPISIVTISEHIGHQLVLGRVVEKDFIKDPGLNRSILGDGLGTLISGLLGGPPKTTYGENIGVMAITRVYSVYVIMGAAVFAIIFSFIGKMMAMIQTIPTAVLGGISILLFGIIASSGLRMLVDHKVDFGNQRNLVIASVILVIGVGGATIQVSETFQIGGMALAAIVGVILNLILPGRTDESLADETE is encoded by the coding sequence ATGAACGGAAAAGTTCTGGATGTGCATCAAAAGCCGCCTATCGATAAATGGCTTGCCTTAAGTTTGCAACATATGTTTGCAATGTTCGGAGCGACTATTTTAGTCCCGAAACTAGTCGGACTCAGTCCCGCCATCGCGCTGTTGACAAGCGGGATTGCAACGATTGTCTTTGTCCTAGTGACCGGCTTCAAAGTACCGGCATATCTCGGATCTTCGTTCGCCTTTATCGCACCGATCTTGGCTGCGACAGAAACGGGAGGCATTGGCAGCGCGATGATCGGAAGCATGTTCGTGTCGCTAGTCTATGCGATCATCTCGCTTCTCATATGGACCACCGGGTCGGCATGGATCATGAAACTGCTGCCTCCGATCGTGGTGGGGCCGGTCATCATGGTCATCGGGCTCGGAGTGGCGCCAGTAGCAGTCAATATGGCCAGCACGATTGAAGTGGGTGGCGAAAGCGTCTATAATCTGCTGCACTTCTCGGCAGCATTAGTTACATTAGCATCGGCCATTATCTGCCTTATGTTCTTTCGGGGAGTTATCAGCTTGATGCCGGTGCTGATCGGTATCATCGTCGGATACATCTACTCCGGATTCATCGGAATCCTCGATTGGCAACCGGTGCGAGATGCGGCTTGGCTGGAAATACCGGAATTCCTAATTCCCGGTGTCGATTATGAATTTGTCATCACGCCTACCTTGCTGCTAATCATGGTGCCGATATCGATTGTCACCATTTCTGAGCATATCGGCCACCAGCTTGTACTCGGCCGGGTTGTGGAAAAGGATTTCATCAAAGATCCCGGTCTAAACCGTTCAATCCTAGGTGATGGGCTTGGGACGCTGATCAGTGGCCTGCTCGGCGGGCCGCCAAAGACGACGTATGGGGAAAACATCGGTGTCATGGCGATCACCCGGGTGTACAGTGTCTACGTCATCATGGGGGCTGCCGTGTTTGCCATCATCTTCTCCTTCATCGGTAAAATGATGGCGATGATCCAGACTATCCCTACAGCGGTTTTGGGGGGAATTTCCATTCTCCTGTTTGGAATCATCGCGTCATCCGGATTGCGAATGCTCGTTGATCATAAGGTCGATTTCGGGAATCAACGCAACTTGGTCATCGCCTCGGTCATTCTGGTCATCGGTGTCGGAGGTGCGACCATCCAAGTGAGCGAGACATTCCAAATCGGCGGCATGGCGCTGGCCGCCATCGTTGGTGTCATCTTGAACCTTATTCTCCCAGGCAGAACAGATGAAAGCCTGGCGGATGAAACTGAATAA
- a CDS encoding dihydroorotase yields the protein MKKLIRGVRILNEEGQLQHTDVKITDDKITEIGADLAPEGAETIEGNGLFLSPGFIDVHVHLREPGGEHKETIASGTLAAAKGGYTTVCSMPNTRPVPDTKENLDFVNGLIAKNALIRVLPYASITIREAGKERTNLAELKEHGAFAFTDDGVGVQQAGMMYEAMQDAAQIGMAIVAHCEDNTLIYGGAMHEGKRNKELGLPGIPSIAESVHIARDILLAEAAGAHYHVCHVSTKESVRTIRDAKKAGIHVTAEVSPHHLLLCEDDIPGDDADWKMNPPLRGKEDLLALREGLLDGTIDCIATDHAPHTAEEKSVGMEKAPFGITGFETAFPLLYTNFVKEGKWTLQQLIDWMTAKPAEVFGLPYGKLEVGAQADLVLIDLEKEQEIDRNTFLSKGKNTPFDGQQCTGWPVKTIYGGKVVWEDAE from the coding sequence ATGAAAAAACTAATCCGAGGAGTCCGAATCTTAAACGAAGAAGGACAACTTCAACATACAGATGTAAAAATAACCGATGATAAAATTACCGAAATTGGTGCGGATCTTGCTCCGGAGGGTGCTGAAACCATAGAAGGGAACGGCCTGTTTCTCTCTCCGGGATTCATCGATGTCCACGTCCATTTGCGTGAACCGGGCGGAGAACATAAAGAAACTATCGCCAGCGGGACGTTAGCAGCTGCAAAAGGCGGCTATACGACGGTGTGTTCGATGCCGAACACCCGCCCTGTGCCGGACACGAAAGAAAATTTAGATTTTGTCAATGGTTTAATTGCCAAAAACGCTTTGATCCGTGTATTGCCATACGCCTCCATCACAATCCGCGAAGCAGGAAAAGAACGGACTAACTTGGCTGAACTGAAAGAGCATGGTGCGTTTGCTTTCACCGACGATGGGGTAGGTGTCCAGCAGGCCGGCATGATGTATGAGGCGATGCAAGACGCGGCTCAAATCGGTATGGCGATTGTCGCGCATTGCGAAGACAATACCCTCATCTATGGAGGTGCAATGCACGAAGGGAAGCGCAATAAGGAATTGGGCCTTCCGGGCATTCCATCCATTGCGGAATCTGTACATATCGCGCGTGATATTCTCCTTGCCGAGGCGGCGGGAGCCCATTATCACGTATGCCATGTCAGCACGAAAGAATCCGTCCGGACGATCCGGGACGCGAAGAAAGCAGGGATCCATGTGACGGCGGAAGTAAGCCCGCACCATTTGCTCCTTTGCGAAGATGATATTCCGGGAGATGACGCAGACTGGAAAATGAACCCTCCATTGCGAGGAAAAGAGGATTTGCTGGCGCTCCGCGAAGGTTTGCTCGACGGCACGATCGACTGCATTGCGACCGACCATGCCCCGCATACAGCGGAAGAGAAAAGTGTCGGAATGGAAAAAGCACCTTTTGGCATCACGGGATTCGAAACGGCGTTCCCACTCCTGTATACGAATTTCGTCAAGGAGGGGAAATGGACGCTGCAGCAATTGATTGATTGGATGACCGCAAAGCCGGCCGAAGTGTTCGGATTGCCGTATGGGAAGCTGGAAGTCGGAGCACAGGCAGACCTGGTTCTGATCGATCTGGAAAAAGAACAAGAAATCGACCGCAACACCTTCCTATCCAAAGGGAAGAATACACCGTTCGATGGCCAGCAATGTACAGGTTGGCCGGTTAAAACGATTTACGGCGGAAAAGTCGTCTGGGAGGATGCTGAATGA
- the carB gene encoding carbamoyl-phosphate synthase large subunit, translated as MPKRQDIETILVIGSGPIVIGQAAEFDYAGTQACLSLKEEGYRVILINSNPATIMTDTEIADKVYIEPISLEFVSRIIRKERPDAILPTLGGQTGLNMAIELHESGILDELDVEILGTKLDAIHQAEDRDLFRTLMNELGEPVPESEIIHNIEEARAFVAEIGYPVIVRPAFTLGGTGGGICYNDEDLEEIVASGLKYSPVTQCLLEKSIAGFKEIEYEVMRDSADNAIVVCNMENVDAVGIHTGDSIVAAPCQTMSDRENQMLRNVSLKIIRALKIEGGCNVQLALDPHSFDYYIIEVNPRVSRSSALASKATGYPIAKLAAKIAVGLTLDEMMNPVTGTTYACFEPTLDYVVTKIPRWPFDKFESAKRNLGTQMKATGEVMAIGRTFEESILKAVRSLETGQFGLSLKNGSEMSDEWIEQRIRRAGDERLFFIGEALRRGVTVETLHDWSMIDVFFLRKLENIVKFEAILKENPFDETTLYKAKRMGFADVTIAELWNSDERAVYDFRKEQGIIPVYKKVDTCAGEFESDTPYFYGTYEEENEFIQSEKKSVLVLGSGPIRIGQGVEFDYATVHSVWAIQQAGYEAIIVNNNPETVSTDFSISDKLYFEPLTLEDVMHIIDLEQPEGVIVQFGGQTAINLAAGLEARGVKILGTSLEDIDRAENRDKFERALHEIGIPQPLGKTAVSVPEAVGIANEIGYPVLVRPSYVLGGRAMEIVYREEELLHYMEHAVEASPEHPVLIDRYLTGTEIEVDAISDGTNVVIPGIMEHIERAGVHSGDSIAVFPPQNLTERQVETLVDYTTRLARGLNIVGLLNIQYVISDGEVYVIEVNPRSSRTVPFLSKITNIPMANVATKAIMGQTITDQGYKTGLAPAPEGVYVKVPVFSFAKLRRVDITLGPEMKSTGEVMGKDTTLEKALYKGLVAAGMEIKGHGSVLMTVADKDKEETISLAKRFRNIGYHILATEGTAKALKEAGISVETVEKIGSEGPDLLDVIQKGEAQFIINTLTKGKQPERDGFRIRREAVENGVPCFTSLDTAEATLQVIESMTFQMEEMPKQEVPV; from the coding sequence ATGCCTAAACGTCAAGATATAGAAACGATCCTCGTCATCGGGTCCGGCCCGATCGTCATCGGCCAAGCGGCAGAATTCGACTATGCCGGAACGCAAGCCTGCCTTTCATTAAAAGAGGAAGGATACCGCGTCATTCTCATCAACTCGAACCCGGCTACGATCATGACCGACACGGAAATTGCGGATAAAGTGTATATCGAACCGATTTCACTCGAGTTCGTCAGCCGTATCATCCGTAAAGAACGTCCGGATGCCATCCTTCCGACACTCGGAGGTCAGACAGGCCTGAATATGGCGATTGAGCTGCATGAATCAGGCATTTTGGATGAACTAGATGTGGAAATCCTAGGTACGAAACTGGATGCCATCCATCAGGCGGAAGACCGCGACCTGTTCCGAACGTTGATGAATGAATTAGGTGAACCTGTCCCGGAAAGTGAAATTATCCATAATATTGAGGAAGCCCGTGCGTTTGTCGCGGAAATCGGCTATCCGGTCATCGTCCGCCCAGCCTTTACGCTCGGCGGAACAGGCGGCGGAATTTGCTACAACGACGAAGATCTAGAGGAAATTGTTGCAAGCGGATTGAAATATAGCCCGGTTACGCAATGTCTGCTCGAAAAATCGATAGCTGGCTTCAAGGAAATCGAGTATGAAGTGATGCGGGACTCCGCGGATAACGCCATTGTCGTTTGTAATATGGAAAATGTCGATGCGGTCGGTATTCATACAGGGGACTCCATCGTCGCAGCTCCGTGCCAAACAATGTCAGACCGGGAAAATCAAATGCTGCGCAATGTATCTCTGAAAATCATCCGCGCTTTGAAAATCGAAGGCGGCTGTAACGTCCAACTTGCTTTGGATCCGCATAGCTTCGATTACTATATCATCGAGGTGAATCCGCGGGTCAGCCGCTCATCCGCCCTTGCCTCAAAAGCGACCGGTTATCCGATTGCCAAGCTTGCGGCAAAAATCGCGGTTGGCTTGACACTAGATGAAATGATGAATCCTGTTACGGGGACGACATATGCTTGTTTCGAACCGACGCTAGACTATGTCGTTACGAAAATCCCGCGCTGGCCGTTTGATAAATTCGAATCGGCTAAACGGAATCTCGGAACGCAAATGAAAGCGACCGGGGAAGTGATGGCGATCGGCCGGACGTTCGAAGAGTCCATCTTGAAAGCGGTCCGTTCCCTTGAAACCGGCCAATTCGGGCTATCCCTGAAAAATGGCTCTGAAATGTCGGATGAATGGATTGAACAACGGATCCGACGTGCGGGCGACGAGCGCCTGTTCTTCATAGGCGAAGCGCTGCGCAGAGGGGTGACGGTTGAAACGCTTCATGACTGGAGCATGATTGACGTATTCTTCCTTCGGAAATTGGAGAACATCGTCAAGTTCGAGGCTATCTTGAAGGAAAACCCATTTGATGAAACTACCTTATATAAGGCGAAACGGATGGGATTCGCAGATGTGACAATCGCCGAATTATGGAATTCGGATGAGCGAGCCGTTTATGACTTCCGTAAAGAGCAAGGTATCATCCCAGTCTATAAAAAAGTGGATACGTGCGCGGGCGAGTTTGAATCGGATACACCTTACTTCTACGGAACATATGAAGAGGAAAACGAATTTATCCAATCCGAGAAGAAAAGTGTTCTCGTCCTCGGTTCCGGTCCAATCCGTATTGGACAAGGGGTCGAGTTCGACTATGCGACCGTTCACTCGGTTTGGGCGATTCAACAGGCGGGGTACGAAGCGATCATTGTCAATAACAACCCGGAAACCGTGTCGACGGACTTCTCAATTTCCGATAAATTATATTTTGAACCATTGACGCTAGAAGATGTCATGCACATCATCGACTTGGAACAGCCGGAGGGCGTCATCGTCCAATTCGGCGGGCAAACGGCCATCAACTTGGCGGCTGGTTTGGAAGCACGCGGTGTGAAAATCCTCGGAACTTCCTTGGAAGACATCGACCGTGCGGAAAATCGTGATAAATTCGAACGTGCTTTGCATGAGATCGGCATTCCGCAACCGCTTGGGAAAACAGCAGTCTCCGTGCCGGAAGCAGTAGGCATCGCCAATGAAATCGGCTATCCAGTTCTCGTTCGCCCATCTTACGTTCTTGGGGGCCGCGCGATGGAAATCGTCTACCGCGAAGAAGAATTACTTCATTACATGGAACATGCGGTGGAAGCAAGCCCCGAGCATCCGGTATTGATCGACCGATACTTGACGGGAACAGAAATCGAAGTCGACGCGATTAGCGACGGAACGAACGTCGTTATCCCAGGAATCATGGAGCATATCGAGCGGGCGGGTGTCCACTCAGGAGACTCAATTGCCGTATTCCCTCCACAAAACTTGACAGAGCGCCAAGTGGAAACATTGGTCGATTACACGACAAGATTGGCTAGAGGGTTAAACATCGTCGGCTTGCTGAATATCCAATATGTCATCTCGGATGGCGAGGTGTATGTCATTGAAGTGAACCCGCGTTCCAGCCGGACAGTGCCATTCCTTAGCAAGATTACGAATATCCCGATGGCTAACGTCGCGACGAAAGCCATTATGGGACAAACCATTACGGATCAAGGCTATAAAACAGGACTGGCTCCTGCTCCGGAAGGCGTCTATGTGAAAGTGCCTGTCTTCTCCTTCGCGAAACTGCGCCGTGTTGATATTACACTCGGACCTGAGATGAAATCGACCGGGGAAGTCATGGGGAAAGATACAACCCTCGAGAAAGCATTGTATAAAGGCCTGGTCGCAGCCGGCATGGAGATCAAAGGCCATGGTTCCGTCCTGATGACCGTTGCGGATAAAGACAAAGAAGAAACAATCAGCTTGGCTAAACGCTTCCGGAATATCGGCTATCATATTTTGGCGACGGAAGGAACGGCAAAAGCTTTGAAAGAAGCCGGAATCTCTGTAGAAACCGTGGAGAAAATCGGTTCGGAGGGACCAGACTTGCTCGATGTCATCCAAAAAGGCGAAGCGCAATTCATCATTAACACGTTAACGAAAGGGAAGCAGCCGGAACGTGACGGCTTCCGGATTCGCCGGGAAGCGGTGGAAAACGGCGTTCCATGCTTCACTTCCTTGGATACTGCGGAAGCGACTCTCCAAGTAATCGAATCGATGACGTTCCAAATGGAGGAAATGCCAAAGCAGGAGGTACCAGTATGA
- the lspA gene encoding signal peptidase II translates to MLIYYAVAVFVIILDQWTKWLVVQNMELNERIGIMEPYLGLLSHRNRGAAWGMLEGQMWLFYIVTVIVIGGIIYFFHKEAKGYPLFGLSLMLLLGGAIGNFIDRLWRKEVVDFVDVLIPVINYDFPIFNVADAALTVGVILIIFHLFMDEMKNKKKEKVS, encoded by the coding sequence TTGCTCATTTATTACGCAGTGGCGGTATTCGTGATCATCTTGGATCAATGGACAAAATGGCTCGTCGTACAAAACATGGAGCTGAATGAACGGATCGGAATCATGGAACCTTATCTAGGATTGCTGTCCCATCGGAATCGGGGAGCGGCATGGGGAATGCTCGAAGGCCAAATGTGGTTATTCTATATTGTGACGGTTATTGTCATTGGCGGCATCATTTATTTTTTCCATAAAGAAGCGAAAGGCTATCCATTGTTTGGCCTGAGCTTGATGCTTTTGTTGGGAGGAGCGATTGGGAATTTCATCGATCGATTATGGAGGAAAGAGGTCGTCGATTTTGTCGATGTCCTGATTCCCGTCATCAATTACGACTTCCCGATTTTCAATGTGGCGGATGCTGCGTTAACCGTAGGTGTGATTTTAATCATTTTCCATCTTTTCATGGATGAAATGAAGAATAAGAAAAAGGAAAAGGTGTCCTGA
- a CDS encoding RluA family pseudouridine synthase yields the protein MGKIEIEITEEQKGTRIDKALSELQPEWSRTQIQQWLKSGLVLVADKPVKPNYKVNPGEIILVDEPEPEELDVVAEDLGLDIVYEDKDVLVVNKPRGMVVHPAPGHMTGTVVNGLMHHCTDLSGINGVLRPGIVHRIDKDTTGLLMVAKNDQAHVSLVNQLVEKTVTRVYTALVHGHIAHDNGTIDAPIGRDPRDRQSMTVADNGKHAVTHFKVLERFGDYTLVECRLETGRTHQIRVHMKYIGFPLVGDPKYGPKKTIDFGGQVLHAGTLGFTHPSTEEYLEFSSPLPDDFQQLLDELREGEI from the coding sequence ATGGGAAAAATTGAAATCGAAATTACAGAGGAACAAAAAGGAACCCGGATTGACAAGGCATTAAGCGAGCTTCAGCCGGAATGGTCTCGGACACAAATCCAGCAATGGCTGAAAAGTGGTCTTGTGTTGGTTGCCGATAAACCGGTGAAGCCGAATTATAAAGTGAATCCCGGAGAGATCATCCTTGTCGATGAGCCAGAACCGGAAGAACTGGACGTCGTGGCGGAAGATCTGGGGTTGGATATCGTGTATGAGGACAAAGATGTCCTCGTCGTCAACAAGCCCCGTGGCATGGTCGTCCACCCGGCTCCCGGCCATATGACCGGCACGGTCGTCAATGGATTGATGCACCATTGCACAGATCTATCGGGTATTAACGGAGTGCTTCGTCCCGGGATTGTCCACCGGATCGATAAAGATACTACCGGTTTGTTGATGGTGGCGAAGAACGATCAGGCGCATGTCTCCCTTGTGAATCAATTGGTGGAGAAAACGGTCACGCGCGTTTACACGGCGCTTGTCCACGGACATATCGCACATGATAACGGCACTATCGACGCACCAATCGGTCGGGATCCACGGGACCGGCAAAGCATGACTGTTGCGGACAACGGAAAACATGCCGTCACCCATTTCAAAGTGTTAGAGCGTTTCGGCGACTATACGTTAGTCGAATGCCGTTTGGAAACAGGGCGGACCCATCAAATCCGGGTTCATATGAAGTATATCGGTTTCCCGCTTGTCGGAGATCCGAAATACGGACCAAAGAAGACAATCGATTTCGGGGGCCAGGTCCTTCACGCGGGAACGCTTGGATTTACGCATCCTTCAACGGAGGAATATCTAGAGTTCAGCAGCCCTTTACCCGATGATTTCCAGCAACTGCTTGACGAGTTGAGAGAAGGGGAAATTTGA
- a CDS encoding dihydroorotate dehydrogenase electron transfer subunit, which translates to MIMQDRMTVTSQQQLAKAIFEIKLSGKLVGEITSPGQFVHIRVSDSFEPLLRRPISIASINREAGEMTLIYRAEGRGTSLLSQKRVGDEVDVLGPLGNGFSVDETAAGETAILIGGGIGVPPLYELSKQLTAKGVNCIHVLGFQSDDVVFYEEEFKALGETYIVTVDGSKGTKGFVTNVMTELPTELATYYSCGPMPMLDAVQKMYEGKKGFLSFEQRMGCGIGACFACVCQTTEETDKAYIKVCSDGPVFPAGVVAI; encoded by the coding sequence ATGATTATGCAAGATCGAATGACGGTGACAAGCCAACAACAATTGGCAAAAGCCATTTTTGAAATAAAACTATCAGGAAAATTGGTCGGGGAAATTACTTCCCCCGGCCAGTTTGTCCATATCCGTGTTTCGGATTCTTTTGAACCGTTATTACGGCGTCCGATTTCCATCGCTTCGATCAATCGGGAAGCGGGGGAAATGACACTTATATACCGTGCCGAAGGAAGAGGGACATCATTGCTGTCACAAAAACGTGTCGGGGATGAAGTTGATGTGCTCGGTCCGCTCGGCAACGGTTTTTCTGTGGACGAAACCGCTGCGGGAGAAACGGCAATCCTGATTGGCGGGGGGATCGGAGTGCCGCCGCTATATGAATTGTCGAAGCAATTGACGGCAAAAGGCGTCAATTGCATTCATGTCCTCGGCTTTCAAAGTGATGACGTTGTGTTTTATGAAGAAGAATTCAAAGCGCTGGGCGAAACTTACATCGTTACAGTTGACGGGTCTAAAGGGACGAAGGGCTTCGTGACGAACGTCATGACCGAGCTTCCGACAGAGTTAGCCACGTATTATAGTTGCGGGCCAATGCCAATGCTGGATGCGGTACAAAAAATGTACGAAGGCAAAAAAGGGTTTCTTTCATTCGAACAGCGGATGGGCTGTGGAATCGGTGCTTGTTTTGCTTGCGTATGTCAAACGACGGAAGAGACGGACAAAGCGTATATCAAAGTATGCTCGGACGGTCCGGTCTTCCCGGCAGGGGTGGTGGCGATATGA
- a CDS encoding carbamoyl phosphate synthase small subunit: MKKRLLILEDGSIFEGIAFGSDEASIGETTFSTGMTGYQEVISNPSACGQIIVMTYPLIGNYGINRDDYESIDLAINGLVVRELADEPSNFRSSMTLDELLSIKGIPGIQGIDTRKLTRLLRDKGSLKGILTAAGEEPNIEEKIAEVQATTLPTDLVARVSTRKSYPSPGRGKRVVLIDYGMKHGILRELNNKDCDVVVVPYNTSSEEILALSPDGIVLSNGPGNPKDVEGAVDIIKELLGKAPIFGIGLGHQLFALACGAKTVKLKNGHNGGNHPVKELATGRTELTAQCHGYAVDEASLAGTGLEVTHIALNDGSIEGLKSEQYQAFSVQFHPEASPGPEDSIHLFGRFTDFMKTSNGKEHTNA, encoded by the coding sequence ATGAAAAAACGATTACTCATTTTAGAAGATGGCTCTATTTTTGAAGGAATCGCTTTCGGTTCCGATGAAGCTTCCATCGGTGAAACAACGTTTTCCACAGGAATGACAGGTTATCAGGAAGTCATTTCCAACCCATCTGCATGTGGACAGATTATTGTCATGACGTATCCATTGATCGGAAATTACGGCATTAATCGCGATGATTATGAATCGATCGATTTGGCCATTAACGGACTGGTCGTACGGGAATTGGCGGACGAGCCTTCCAACTTCAGAAGCAGCATGACGTTAGATGAGTTATTATCCATTAAAGGGATTCCGGGAATCCAAGGGATTGATACACGGAAATTGACTCGCCTCCTGCGGGATAAGGGCTCCTTGAAAGGGATCTTGACAGCGGCGGGAGAAGAACCGAACATCGAGGAAAAAATTGCGGAAGTACAAGCAACAACATTACCGACCGACCTAGTGGCACGGGTTTCGACAAGAAAATCCTATCCAAGCCCAGGCCGCGGCAAGCGGGTTGTCTTGATCGACTACGGTATGAAACATGGCATCCTTCGTGAATTGAATAACAAGGACTGTGACGTCGTAGTCGTGCCGTATAATACTTCATCTGAAGAAATATTGGCCCTCAGCCCGGATGGTATCGTCCTTTCCAACGGTCCCGGCAATCCGAAAGACGTGGAAGGCGCAGTGGATATCATCAAGGAATTGCTTGGCAAAGCGCCGATCTTCGGCATCGGACTTGGCCATCAACTGTTCGCGTTAGCTTGCGGGGCAAAAACTGTGAAGCTGAAAAACGGGCATAACGGAGGGAACCACCCGGTGAAAGAATTGGCAACCGGCCGGACTGAACTGACAGCCCAATGTCATGGCTACGCGGTGGACGAAGCATCACTCGCGGGAACAGGTCTGGAAGTGACCCATATCGCATTGAATGATGGCTCGATCGAAGGATTGAAAAGCGAACAATACCAAGCATTCTCGGTCCAGTTCCATCCGGAAGCATCGCCGGGCCCTGAAGATTCGATTCATCTGTTCGGAAGATTCACCGATTTCATGAAAACGAGCAACGGAAAGGAGCATACCAATGCCTAA